The following nucleotide sequence is from Halobacillus mangrovi.
GAAACTCAGTCTCTTATGGACCCGGATAGACACATAGAGCTCTTAGATCTTTTTGCTTCCTCTGAGCTGGATACTTCTATGAAGGAATATCAATCGGTTTTTGAAAACTATCGGTCTTTACTAAAGCGTTATAAAGAACTGAGTGAAAATGAGCAAGAAATGGCTCAACGATTAGATTTATTGGAGTTTCAGCTTCGTGAATTGCAGTCTGCTGAACTTGAGCCTAAAGAGGATGAAGAATTAACTGAGGAAAGAAATAAGTTAATGAATTACGAGAAAATTTATCAAGGTATCCACGATGCTTACAACTCCTTGTATGGTGAACAGAAAGGGCTGGACTGGTTAAGTCATGCCATGACCTCTGTTGAGAGTATTGCTGATTATGATGATAGGCTTTCTAAAATGTCTGAAGAACTGTCTAATTCTTATTACGTGATCGAAGAAATGACTTTCCAGCTTAGCAGTCAAATGGCAGAACTTGAATTTGATCCTGAGCGGTTGAACCAAATTGAATCCCGGCTCAATGAGTTGAACCGTTTAATGAAAAAATATGGAGCATCTGTAGAGGAAATGCTTGAATATTCTTCTCGTATTGAAGAAGAGATTGATGAGATTCGAAATAAAGACTCCCATTTGAGTAAAATGGAAAAACAAATAAACGAATTGGGCCAAGATGCTGTGTTAGAAGCTAAAAATATTCATGATATTCGTTCAAAAGCTTCCGATACGCTTTCAGAATACATTCATGAAGAACTGAAGGGTCTTTATTTGGAAAAAGCTTCTTTTGCGGTGGACATCCAACTTAAAGAGGGACGCTCAAACTCACCTGAATTTGATGGAATTCCTGTACACCTTCAATTCAATGGGTTTGACATCGTTAAATTTCTCATAACTACCAACCCTGGTGAGCCTTTAAAAGAAATACATAAAATAGCTTCTGGCGGTGAAATGTCTCGTATAATGCTTGCACTTAAAACGATATTCAGCAGACATCAAGGAGTAACCAGTGTCATATTTGACGAAGTCGATACTGGTGTGAGCGGGCGAGTCGCTCAAGCGATTGCTGAAAAAATCCATGGGATATCCATTGGTTCCCAAGTGCTATGTATTTCTCATCTTCCTCAAGTTGCCGCTATGGCTGATACGCATCTTCGAATTGAAAAACGTGTCGATAATGACAGAACTTTCACCGGTGTTACCGAACTTAAATATGAAGAAAAAGCTGATGAGTTGTCGCGGATGATGACAGGCGCAGAATTAACCGAAACAACTCTTGAACATGCACGAGAGCTTTTAAAACTTGCTGAAAAGCATAAGCAGCATCAAATATAGAGAATAGCAAATGATAAACGTACAGAATTTATTCTGTACGTTTTTTGTAGGTGGGCAATTATAGGGTCTTCGCTATTCATAAAAATATACATTGGTGAATGTTTCTTTCCGAGGGAATCGGTACTATAATTACTGTGATTATGCTCGTTTAAAATATCACTTCGAAGACCACATTATAAGTAAGCCATTGAGTTGGTACTGGAGTGATAAGGAGTGTTGAACCCTTGAATCAAAAGACAAAGATAAGATATATATGTGGTTCTGTTCTCCTGCTGTTGATGCTTAGTTTACCTTTATTAAGTCCCATCCAAAATTACTTGTCCATTCCTACGGAAGTAAAAGTTAATGCTTCAGAAGATGCTGCAACGGTCTTCAAAAATTCGAACGAAGCCTGGACTGCTTTTTCTTCCTCAAATGACAACCAGATTTTTTATGAATTTGCAGGTGTTCCATTAAAGAAAACCGATCTTCAGACCATGAAGGATATTCGTCTGATTCCCGGAGGTCAATCGGTTGGTGTAGAACTCCATACTAAAGGAGTTTTAGTCGTAGGACATCACCTAGTCAAAGGAAACGGAGAAAGGAAATCTTCACCTGGTGAAGAGGCAAATGTACAAGTTGGGGACATTCTGCTAAAAGGAAATGACCAAGAACTCAATAGTATGGAGGATTTATCCTCCCTGGTCAAAAAATCAGGCGAAGATGGAAAAGCCATAAAGCTAACCATTAAAAGAGGAAAAGAAATAATTACGACTTCATTGACACCATCTTATAACAATGAAGAGAAGGAATATCAAGTGGGTTTGTATATCCGTGATTCTGCTGCAGGAATAGGAACAATGACCTTTTATCATCCTGATAGTAAAAAATATGGAGCGCTAGGTCATGTTATATCTGATATGGATACGAAAAAACCTATCGAGATACACGAAGGAACCATTGTTAAATCCCACGTCACTTCTATTGAAAAAGGCAGTCAAGGGATACCTGGAGAGAAAAAAGCCAGGTTCTCATTAAAGGATGACCGATTAGGAACGATAACTAAAAATACACCGTTTGGTATCTTCGGTAAACTGGATGGTGAAATGAGCAACACTGCCTATCCACAAGGACTTCCAATTGGATTTTCAAATCAGGTGGAAGAAGGCCCTGCTGAAATTTTAACTGTATTGGACGGAGATAAGATGCAATCGTTCGATGTAGAAATTGTCAGCAACATGCCGAAGAAAAGTCCCGTAACCAAAGGTATGATCGTTAAAATAACCGATCCTGATCTATTGGATAAAACGGGAGGAATTGTTCAAGGAATGAGCGGTAGTCCCATTATACAAAATGGAAAAATAATTGGTGCAGTCACTCACGTATTTGTCAATGATCCAACTAGCGGATATGGCGTACACATTGAGTGGATGCTACAAGAAGCCGGTATAGAATTATATGAAGAACAACAAAAAGCAGGTTAAAAAGAGCTCTTAATGAGCTCTTTTTTTATTCGACTTTATTCGACAACAAACCATTAAATTATGTCGAAAAACTACGTTTATTAAAGTATTTTTAAGCATTTTGAAGATATTCTCAATTTTTATATTTTTTTTGTTATAATAAAAAAGGGATATATTCCCGCATGTCGAATAGGACATAAAAGGGGAAACGAGGACCTTATAAGGAGGAAATTAAATGGAAAAGATCAAAGTTTGTTTGGCTGATGATAATCGTGAACTTGTGAAACTTCTTGAGGAATATTTCGAAGACACTAATGATATTGAAGTTGTCGGAGAATCATACAATGGGAAAGATTGCCTGTCAATGGTGGAAGAAAAGCAACCTGATGTATTGATTCTTGATATTATCATGCCTCATTTAGATGGACTGGCTGTCTTGAATAAGCTGAAAGAATTTGAAAAAGCTCCTGAAGTTATTATGTTGACTGCTTTTGGACAAGAAGAAGTAACTAAAAAGGCAGTAGAGTTAGGCGCTGCTTATTTTATGATGAAGCCATTTGATCTTGACCATCTCGGTGAACAGGTCCGCCAAATCAAACATTCTGGTGATCCGATTAATCGTGCAATTGGCAGCAGCTATAGTTCATCGAAAACTAAAAAACCGGATTTAGATACGAGCATTACTCACATTATCCATGAAGTAGGTGTTCCAGCCCATATTAAAGGCTATCAGTATCTTCGGGAAGCAATTACAATGGTTTATAACGATCTAGAATTGCTTGGATCAATTACCAAAGTCCTTTACCCTGATATAGCAACTAAGTATAATACGACCGCCTCTAGAGTTGAGCGTGCTATCCGTCATGCGATTGAAGTAGCTTGGAACCGTGGTAACATCGATGCGATTTCTTCTTTATTTGGTTACACAATTTCAAATACGAAAGCGAAGCCCACGAATAGCGAATTTATTGCCATGGTTGCCGATCGGTTACGTTTAGAGCACAAAGCTTCTTAATTGTAAGGCAGCATAGAAATTATATGTATAATATTTTCAGGCGTAGGGAAAACCTTACGTCTTTTATTTTTGGAAAAATTTGAAACGGTCCAT
It contains:
- the recN gene encoding DNA repair protein RecN; protein product: MLTELSIRDFAIIDEISINFKEGLTVLTGETGAGKSIIIDAIQLLSGGRGSVEYVRHGMKKAEIEGLFTVDSDHPVHQKGSQFGVDINDDGMVVLHRTITHQGKSICRVNGKLVTLGILKEFGQTLIDIHSQHETQSLMDPDRHIELLDLFASSELDTSMKEYQSVFENYRSLLKRYKELSENEQEMAQRLDLLEFQLRELQSAELEPKEDEELTEERNKLMNYEKIYQGIHDAYNSLYGEQKGLDWLSHAMTSVESIADYDDRLSKMSEELSNSYYVIEEMTFQLSSQMAELEFDPERLNQIESRLNELNRLMKKYGASVEEMLEYSSRIEEEIDEIRNKDSHLSKMEKQINELGQDAVLEAKNIHDIRSKASDTLSEYIHEELKGLYLEKASFAVDIQLKEGRSNSPEFDGIPVHLQFNGFDIVKFLITTNPGEPLKEIHKIASGGEMSRIMLALKTIFSRHQGVTSVIFDEVDTGVSGRVAQAIAEKIHGISIGSQVLCISHLPQVAAMADTHLRIEKRVDNDRTFTGVTELKYEEKADELSRMMTGAELTETTLEHARELLKLAEKHKQHQI
- the spoIVB gene encoding SpoIVB peptidase codes for the protein MNQKTKIRYICGSVLLLLMLSLPLLSPIQNYLSIPTEVKVNASEDAATVFKNSNEAWTAFSSSNDNQIFYEFAGVPLKKTDLQTMKDIRLIPGGQSVGVELHTKGVLVVGHHLVKGNGERKSSPGEEANVQVGDILLKGNDQELNSMEDLSSLVKKSGEDGKAIKLTIKRGKEIITTSLTPSYNNEEKEYQVGLYIRDSAAGIGTMTFYHPDSKKYGALGHVISDMDTKKPIEIHEGTIVKSHVTSIEKGSQGIPGEKKARFSLKDDRLGTITKNTPFGIFGKLDGEMSNTAYPQGLPIGFSNQVEEGPAEILTVLDGDKMQSFDVEIVSNMPKKSPVTKGMIVKITDPDLLDKTGGIVQGMSGSPIIQNGKIIGAVTHVFVNDPTSGYGVHIEWMLQEAGIELYEEQQKAG
- the spo0A gene encoding sporulation transcription factor Spo0A; amino-acid sequence: MEKIKVCLADDNRELVKLLEEYFEDTNDIEVVGESYNGKDCLSMVEEKQPDVLILDIIMPHLDGLAVLNKLKEFEKAPEVIMLTAFGQEEVTKKAVELGAAYFMMKPFDLDHLGEQVRQIKHSGDPINRAIGSSYSSSKTKKPDLDTSITHIIHEVGVPAHIKGYQYLREAITMVYNDLELLGSITKVLYPDIATKYNTTASRVERAIRHAIEVAWNRGNIDAISSLFGYTISNTKAKPTNSEFIAMVADRLRLEHKAS